The window TATTCTTTATAGAATTTCTAACTCTTCTTTTCTCGATTCTGGGAGTGTGTGCCGTCATTTCCATCGTAGACATCCGGCGGAAAAGCCCGCGGAAGGTAACCGCCTTTCCAACGGCTATCCCCTCAGAAACTCCTTTTCCCTGATAGGTTGTCGTCTCGTGTTTTACCATGGATGGAGGTTTCAGCCGGTCCAAGGTGTTCGCGACTTCAAGGACCCCGGCAAGTCGCAAAGCTACAATCTGAAAAAGAGTCTGCTCGGCCGGGGTTATCTGCATCGGGGTCTTGTTCTGGCCCACAAGCACCCCGACGCATATGTCGTGGAGCATTATGGGAACACCTATGTAGCTTTCGTATTCCTCTTCGCCTATTTCGGGGAAATACTTGTAATTCGAATGCTCCGAAGCCGGCATGGCGATCAGAGGAACTTTGGTTTTATGAACCGTTCCGGTAAGACCTTCATCCGAACGCAAAAGGATGTCACTTTTCGATTTAACTTGGAGACCCCTGTTAGCCACAAGCCTGAGAACTTCCCTCAGATCATCCCAGACGTATATGGAGACGACATCGTAGTGAAGCGAGGAGGAAATCTTTCTTACTACCCTGCCCAAAACGGTGTTAAGGCCCACGGACTTGTTGATCAAGTCGCTTATCTCGTGGACCACTTTTAGATGGAAATGCTCCGGTTCTGTGCGATCTTTGGTAATCATTGGGTCACTCCACTACACACTAAGAAACTAATATTATACCAGCATCAGGTACAGTCAGCGGAAAAAAGAAAAGCTGAAGAATATCTGTAGAAAACCGAAAGAAGAAAAGTTTTTCCGGGAATAGATTTATAATATATTGTGTATATAATTCCCACGGCATGAATCTTAAAACAGTAAAAGTTGCCATCGTCGGATCGGGACCCGCAGCTTTCTACGCGGCCGATCATCTGCAGAAGAAACTCGGCGACCGCGTCTTCATGGACATGTTCGAGAAACTCCCGACTCCCCACGGTCTCGTGAGAAGCGGCGTGGCTCCCGACCACCAGAAGATAAAGAGCGTAGCCAGGGTTTATGACAAAATCGCGTCAAATCCCCAATTCAGGTTTTTCGGGCTTGTAGAGTTCGGAAAACACTTAACACTTGAGAACCTACGCAGGCGTTACCACCAGATAGTCATCGCGACTGGAGCCCAGACCGACAGAAAAATGGGCATACCCGGAGAGAACCTGATTGGAAGCCACACGGCAACGGAATTCGTAGGCTGGTACAACACCCACCCGGACCACATGGGCCTTGGTTTTGACTTTTCGGGGAAAAGAGTCGTTATAGTCGGAGTTGGAAACGTTGCGGTGGATGTCGCGAGAATTCTCTCTCTAACAAGAAGCGAAATGGAAAAGACGGATATTGCGGACTATGCACTTGAGAAACTGGCCGAAAGCGGAATAAAGGAGATACAGATGCTGGGAAGAAGGGGACCCGCGCAGGCGGCTTTCACTAATCCCGAGCTGCGGGAACTTGAGAAGCTCGAGGACGCAGACCTTCTCGTCCTGCCGGACGAAGCGGAACCGGACTTCCTTACGCTTGAGGAACTTGAACGCAAGCCGGACAGGGCAGCCCAGACGAAAATAGAGCTTATAAAAAAAGCTTCCGAAAGGGTTCCATCCAAATCGAAAAAAATCATCATAAGGTTCCTGGTTTCTCCAACAGAGATAATCGCCGGGGAAAACAATAAGGTAAAAAGCGTCAAGGTCGTTAAAAACAGGCTTTACAGATCCGATGACGGTTCCCTTCGGCCCAAACCCACGAACGAAACTGAAGAGATCCCCACCGATCTGGTCTTTCGTTCCGTCGGGTATCGGGGAATACCCCTTCCGGACGTGCCGTTTGACGACAATTCGGGGGTAATCCCCAATGAAAAAGGAAGAGTGCTTGACGAAGCTGGCGGAAACCCGATTCCGGGACTCTACACCACCGGGTGGATAAAACGCGGGCCGACCGGGGTTATCGGCACGAACAAGACCGACTCCGGCGAAACCGTAAGCTGCATGGTCGAGGACATTGAGGAGAAAAATACGCTGCGTCCCGAACTCATTTCGGCTGAAAGCATAAAGGAACTGCTTGATGAAAAACATATTTCCTATAATGAATGGCTGCGGGTTGACTCGTTTGAAAAGAAAGAAGGGGAAAAACGGGGAAGGCCGAGAGTAAAGGTCTCGAGGCTTGAAGAAATTCTCGAGATCCTTGAAAAAGAACACTGAAGCGGGCGGCTCTCCCCAGTCGAGAAACGCATACTTGCTTGAATTCAGTTTCCGACGCGCCTGAAACTACGCCGGACTCACGCGTATCCTTCTCCTGAGAGGATCTGATCCCCAAACAGAGAGGGAGAGTTCGCTTCCTATATCAAAAATCCTGCCACCGGCATTAGAAAGCGCAAGTTCGATCAGGAACTCAGGTATATAAACGTTAAACCCGTTATATCCCTTGGAACTCACGTAGCCTGTCGCCCCCTTTATATCCTTTTCCAGAAGATAGCGGATAAGCCAGTACCTGTGTCTGCTTCTCTGCGCGTTTTTTATTTCTCTGGTGGCAAGGCTAACCCGCGTGTTTATGTTTTCAAGCTCGCTCTCCGAGTAGCAAATCTTCTGTTCCCCGAGCCAAGATATAAGCTGGCGCTGCATGAGAAGGTCCGTATACCTTCTGATCGGAGAAGTCATCTGTACATAACAGGCAACTCCCAGCGACTTGTGGATTTCGGGAGCAAAAGTAACAAAGGAGGGTTTTAAGTGCTTTATTACCCTTACCGGAAAAAGAGCATCTCCGGGGTCAAGTTCTCTGGCTTCAGGATCAATCTCCTGGGTTTGGGAACGAAAGAGAGCAGGAATTTCATTTTTACCGAAGAAGTCTGCTGAAAGCCGGTTCATAAGTATCATGCATTCGGATACGACGTCGTGAGCGGGAGAATCCATGTAGTCCTTGCTGACCGAGATTTCTTCCCGGTCTCGGACCCTGATTTTAAGTTCCGGGAGTTGAACTATAAAAGCTCCATTCTCGACTCTTTCGCTTCTAAGCGAATCAGTAAGGCTTACAAGCAAGTTCCCCCATTTCGTCTGGTCAAATATTTCGGTTGCTTCGGTGTAGCTAAGATTTTTTGAAACCCTTATGACTGTCGTATCAAAGCGATAATCGATCAAAGTAGAGTCTTCTTTCTTAAAAGTGGCGAAAAGGGAAAGTGCAGGTCGGAGGTCGCCGGCGGTTAGACTGAGTTTCTGACTCACGAGTTCCTGGGGAAACATATCCACGCGCTGCTCGGGGAAATAAACCGTTTCGGCGCGCTCAAGAGCCCCTTGATCAAGAAAAGATCCCCTGTTTACAAAATGGGCGACATTCGAGATGTGGACCCCCAGAATTACCAAGTCTCCGCGCGTTTC is drawn from Candidatus Dadabacteria bacterium and contains these coding sequences:
- a CDS encoding RNB domain-containing ribonuclease, producing the protein MNFPSINELIAYRKRREPTLGVVLSVHPDKFSVFSEDGKRYDVEPKKVALLTGITVPETLTESEKKLEMRKWRRDLEEKKESVDLETLWQCVVGEQEIVSFAEILDLYSSGTEQVSSEQRLLLFWAVDKNTVYLARAEDGYLVRSQEDVSKTLRALELRREREQKAQVAVNWVRSVLSGEIPSVVDENHREFLELIERYVMDLDGYERAKEAKAFLYEAGVKEVELAVEFLIKTGFWKKDDDPESKKISFHFKHSQRMLEEVKAILNAQEDFAGLTDRTDLDAFSVDSETTQDIDDAISLETRGDLVILGVHISNVAHFVNRGSFLDQGALERAETVYFPEQRVDMFPQELVSQKLSLTAGDLRPALSLFATFKKEDSTLIDYRFDTTVIRVSKNLSYTEATEIFDQTKWGNLLVSLTDSLRSERVENGAFIVQLPELKIRVRDREEISVSKDYMDSPAHDVVSECMILMNRLSADFFGKNEIPALFRSQTQEIDPEARELDPGDALFPVRVIKHLKPSFVTFAPEIHKSLGVACYVQMTSPIRRYTDLLMQRQLISWLGEQKICYSESELENINTRVSLATREIKNAQRSRHRYWLIRYLLEKDIKGATGYVSSKGYNGFNVYIPEFLIELALSNAGGRIFDIGSELSLSVWGSDPLRRRIRVSPA
- a CDS encoding NADP oxidoreductase translates to MNLKTVKVAIVGSGPAAFYAADHLQKKLGDRVFMDMFEKLPTPHGLVRSGVAPDHQKIKSVARVYDKIASNPQFRFFGLVEFGKHLTLENLRRRYHQIVIATGAQTDRKMGIPGENLIGSHTATEFVGWYNTHPDHMGLGFDFSGKRVVIVGVGNVAVDVARILSLTRSEMEKTDIADYALEKLAESGIKEIQMLGRRGPAQAAFTNPELRELEKLEDADLLVLPDEAEPDFLTLEELERKPDRAAQTKIELIKKASERVPSKSKKIIIRFLVSPTEIIAGENNKVKSVKVVKNRLYRSDDGSLRPKPTNETEEIPTDLVFRSVGYRGIPLPDVPFDDNSGVIPNEKGRVLDEAGGNPIPGLYTTGWIKRGPTGVIGTNKTDSGETVSCMVEDIEEKNTLRPELISAESIKELLDEKHISYNEWLRVDSFEKKEGEKRGRPRVKVSRLEEILEILEKEH